In Pseudomonadota bacterium, one genomic interval encodes:
- a CDS encoding tRNA (5-methylaminomethyl-2-thiouridylate)-methyltransferase, with protein sequence MSDPRKAVALISGGLDSMLAARVVMDQGVHVEGINFFTGFCVEGHTHAIRRQHGARPKRNNALWTAEQLGIKLHILDIIEEYKDIVLNPRHGYGANLNPCLDCKIFMVHKAHEWMQRHGFDFIITGEVIGQRPMSQRKDTLPVVARDSGAQDRLVRPLCAKNLPPTLPEREGWLDRERLHGFSGRSRKPQIALAARYGIEDFAQPAGGCCFLTDRQYAVKLEDLWQTRGRRDYELDDIMLLKVGRHLRPKPHFKLIVGREEGENRFLEGYRKRFVHMFPRSHVGPLVLIDGAVDADDIELAARLTARFSKGRGAEHVTVEVNDGSGEVRVLDVVPLPAEQIPQDWYL encoded by the coding sequence GTGGAAGGCATCAATTTCTTCACCGGCTTCTGTGTCGAGGGACATACCCACGCCATCCGCCGGCAGCACGGCGCGCGTCCCAAACGCAACAACGCGCTGTGGACGGCGGAACAGCTCGGCATCAAGCTGCACATCCTCGACATCATCGAGGAATACAAGGATATCGTGCTCAATCCCAGGCACGGTTACGGCGCCAACCTGAATCCCTGCCTGGACTGCAAGATCTTCATGGTGCACAAGGCACACGAGTGGATGCAGCGCCACGGCTTCGATTTCATCATCACCGGAGAGGTCATCGGCCAGCGCCCCATGTCGCAGCGCAAGGACACGCTGCCGGTGGTGGCGCGTGATTCGGGTGCGCAGGACCGGCTGGTACGGCCGCTGTGTGCGAAAAACCTGCCGCCCACGCTGCCGGAACGGGAGGGTTGGCTGGACCGCGAACGTCTGCACGGATTCAGCGGGCGCTCGCGCAAACCGCAGATCGCGCTGGCTGCCCGTTACGGTATCGAGGATTTCGCCCAGCCGGCCGGCGGCTGCTGCTTCCTGACCGACCGGCAGTACGCCGTCAAGCTCGAGGATCTGTGGCAGACCCGCGGTCGGCGTGACTACGAACTCGACGACATCATGCTGCTCAAGGTCGGCAGGCACCTGCGGCCGAAGCCGCACTTCAAGCTCATCGTCGGACGCGAGGAAGGCGAGAACCGCTTTCTCGAAGGCTACCGCAAGCGCTTCGTGCATATGTTTCCGCGCAGCCATGTCGGACCGTTGGTGCTGATCGACGGCGCCGTTGATGCGGATGACATCGAACTGGCCGCACGGCTCACCGCCCGCTTCAGCAAGGGACGCGGTGCGGAGCACGTCACCGTCGAGGTCAACGACGGCAGTGGTGAGGTACGTGTCCTCGATGTCGTGCCGCTGCCGGCCGAGCAGATCCCGCAGGACTGGTACCTGTGA
- a CDS encoding sulfurtransferase TusA family protein — protein MSKRLVDARNLLCPLPVIRTQDAVAGCAPGDELQIRCTDPGVVHDIPAWCRVHGHSVRGIVHEEREIVIDITVGGSAGTP, from the coding sequence GTGAGCAAACGCCTGGTCGACGCCCGCAACCTGCTGTGTCCACTGCCGGTGATTCGAACCCAGGATGCCGTGGCGGGATGCGCGCCCGGCGATGAACTGCAGATACGCTGTACCGATCCCGGCGTGGTGCACGACATTCCGGCCTGGTGTCGCGTGCACGGACACAGCGTGCGCGGCATCGTGCACGAGGAGCGCGAGATCGTCATCGATATCACGGTAGGCGGCTCCGCCGGCACGCCATGA
- a CDS encoding cation diffusion facilitator family transporter codes for MSHTHLPDPRHARYQEIRKVTLIGSVVDLVLGIVKIAIGLVAGSQALIADGVHSLSDLATDFLVIFAAKHAHRAADEEHPYGHGRIETLATVLLGVALALVAIGISIDAFRRMLSAEAMLHHGTWALAAALLSVAAKEYIYHYTVGVARRLRSNMLHANAWHSRSDAISSIIVLIGVGGSMAGFTYLDEVAAIAVALMIAKIGWDLLWTSLQQLIDKALEPELVEDIRQRILDVNGVRDCHMLRTRTSGSDSLVDVHIQVDPTLSVSEGHQIGERVRQQLISEIEHVADVTVHIDPENDELASPCDQLPLRDVIMRRLERQWQGLEPTRWLERVVLHYLDGRVNVDVFVRRQGLSPAAQATLAAAIRTQAVAAEDVGEVVIYFGENAHKNGA; via the coding sequence ATGAGCCATACGCATCTGCCGGACCCGCGCCACGCGCGCTACCAGGAGATCCGCAAGGTCACGCTGATCGGATCGGTCGTCGATCTGGTGCTTGGCATCGTCAAGATCGCGATCGGGCTGGTCGCGGGTTCGCAGGCGCTGATCGCGGACGGGGTGCACTCCTTGTCTGATCTGGCCACCGATTTCCTGGTCATCTTCGCCGCCAAGCACGCCCACCGCGCAGCCGATGAAGAACACCCCTACGGGCATGGGCGCATCGAGACCCTTGCCACGGTGCTGCTCGGGGTCGCGCTGGCATTGGTGGCGATCGGCATCAGCATTGATGCCTTTCGGCGGATGCTGAGCGCGGAGGCAATGCTGCATCACGGTACCTGGGCGCTGGCAGCGGCACTGCTTTCGGTCGCGGCGAAGGAATACATCTACCACTACACGGTCGGGGTGGCGCGGCGGCTGCGCTCGAACATGCTGCATGCCAATGCCTGGCACAGCCGCAGCGATGCCATTTCGTCGATCATCGTGCTGATCGGCGTGGGGGGCAGCATGGCCGGCTTCACGTACCTCGACGAGGTGGCCGCGATCGCGGTCGCGCTGATGATAGCCAAGATCGGGTGGGATCTGCTGTGGACCAGCCTGCAGCAGCTGATCGACAAGGCGCTCGAGCCGGAGTTGGTCGAGGACATCCGCCAGCGCATCCTGGACGTGAACGGCGTGCGTGACTGCCACATGTTGCGCACACGGACCAGCGGCAGCGATTCGCTGGTAGACGTGCATATCCAGGTAGATCCCACGCTGAGCGTATCCGAGGGGCACCAGATCGGCGAACGGGTGCGCCAGCAGCTGATCAGCGAGATCGAACACGTGGCCGACGTCACGGTGCACATCGATCCGGAAAACGACGAGCTGGCATCGCCCTGCGACCAGCTGCCGCTGCGCGACGTGATCATGCGGCGGCTCGAGCGGCAATGGCAGGGGCTGGAGCCGACGCGCTGGCTGGAGCGGGTCGTCCTGCATTATCTCGACGGCAGGGTGAATGTGGACGTGTTCGTGCGCCGGCAGGGCCTGAGTCCTGCGGCGCAGGCCACGCTGGCGGCGGCGATTCGCACGCAGGCAGTCGCTGCCGAGGACGTCGGTGAGGTCGTGATCTATTTTGGCGAAAATGCGCATAAAAATGGTGCATAA
- the glnA gene encoding glutamate--ammonia ligase → MSATKVLKTIKDNKVKYVDLRFTDTIGKEQHVTLPAGTIADDFFKSGKMFDGSSIQGWKGINESDMVLMPDTTTAVMDLFSDEPTLILRCDILEPNTMQGYDRDPRSIARRAEEYLKSTKVADTAYFGPEPEFFILDDVRWGSDMSGSFCKIDSEEASWNTERVYEDGNIGHRPTVKGGYFPVPPVDSLHDIRGAMCLALEEMGVPVEVHHHEVATAGQCEIGTRFDTLVRRADMNQILKYVVHNVAHGYGKTATFMPKPIVGDNGSGMHVHQSLAKAGKNLFTGNKYGGLSQQALYYIGGIFKHARAINAFTNPGTNSYKRLVPGFEAPVMLAYSARNRSASIRIPFDSNPKARRIEVRFPDPTCNPYLGFSAMMLAGLDGILNKIDPGEAMDKDLYDLPREEAKKIPQVCHALDQALDSLDKDRKFLTAGGVFSDDMIDAYIELKMKDVTRLRMTTHPVEFDMYYSL, encoded by the coding sequence ATGTCTGCAACGAAAGTTTTGAAAACCATCAAGGACAACAAGGTCAAGTACGTCGACCTGCGATTCACCGACACCATCGGCAAGGAGCAGCACGTGACGCTGCCGGCCGGCACTATCGCGGACGACTTTTTCAAGAGCGGCAAGATGTTCGACGGTTCCAGTATCCAGGGCTGGAAGGGCATCAACGAATCCGACATGGTACTGATGCCGGATACCACCACCGCCGTCATGGATCTGTTCAGCGACGAGCCCACCCTCATCCTGCGCTGCGACATTCTTGAGCCCAATACCATGCAGGGCTATGACCGTGACCCGCGTTCCATCGCGCGCCGCGCCGAGGAATATCTCAAGTCAACCAAGGTGGCTGACACGGCGTACTTCGGGCCGGAGCCGGAGTTCTTCATTCTCGACGACGTGCGCTGGGGTTCCGACATGAGCGGTTCCTTCTGCAAGATCGATTCCGAGGAAGCTTCCTGGAACACCGAGCGCGTCTACGAGGATGGCAACATCGGTCACCGCCCCACCGTCAAGGGCGGCTATTTCCCGGTACCTCCGGTCGACTCGCTGCATGACATCCGCGGTGCGATGTGTCTGGCACTGGAGGAGATGGGCGTCCCGGTGGAAGTGCATCATCACGAGGTCGCCACCGCCGGCCAGTGCGAGATCGGTACCCGCTTCGATACGCTGGTCCGCCGCGCCGACATGAACCAGATCCTGAAATACGTGGTCCATAACGTCGCCCACGGCTACGGCAAGACCGCCACGTTCATGCCCAAGCCCATCGTAGGCGACAACGGCAGCGGCATGCACGTGCACCAGTCGCTGGCCAAGGCCGGCAAGAACCTGTTCACCGGCAACAAGTACGGCGGTCTGTCCCAGCAGGCGCTGTACTACATCGGCGGCATCTTCAAGCACGCCCGCGCGATCAACGCCTTCACCAACCCGGGTACCAACAGCTACAAGCGCCTGGTACCGGGCTTCGAGGCGCCGGTCATGCTGGCCTATTCGGCGCGCAACCGTTCCGCGTCGATCCGCATTCCGTTCGATTCCAACCCGAAGGCGCGCCGCATCGAGGTGCGCTTCCCGGATCCGACCTGCAATCCGTACCTCGGTTTCTCGGCCATGATGCTGGCCGGCCTGGACGGCATCCTGAACAAGATCGATCCGGGCGAGGCGATGGACAAGGACCTCTACGATCTGCCGCGCGAGGAAGCGAAGAAGATACCGCAGGTCTGCCATGCACTGGACCAGGCCCTGGACTCCCTGGACAAGGATCGCAAGTTCCTCACCGCCGGCGGCGTGTTCAGCGACGATATGATCGATGCCTACATCGAACTCAAGATGAAGGATGTCACGCGCCTGCGCATGACCACCCATCCGGTCGAGTTCGACATGTACTACAGCCTCTGA
- a CDS encoding DUF4124 domain-containing protein translates to MKYSLLLLALLAVSAQAEVYKSVNAEGQVIYSDVPSTGAERVQMPALPTYTPAPVPAAPGMSPAAPPAAAAVYSALRMTQPEHDETIRSNAGIVNISVSLEPALQIEAGHRVQFYLDGKPQGKPVARLSTSFRNVDRGSHAISAAVLDDSGAELVTSTPVTVHLLRASIQQPNNPLNPDRKEDTGNNNSNGGNSASNAAGAGSGSAGGSASGSGSTGGGSTGTVSHSKGL, encoded by the coding sequence ATGAAATACTCTCTATTACTGCTGGCGCTGCTGGCGGTTTCCGCCCAGGCAGAGGTCTACAAGTCCGTCAATGCCGAAGGCCAGGTAATCTACAGTGATGTGCCCTCGACGGGCGCCGAACGGGTGCAGATGCCGGCACTGCCGACCTATACGCCGGCACCGGTGCCGGCTGCGCCCGGCATGTCGCCGGCCGCGCCCCCCGCGGCCGCGGCCGTCTACAGCGCCCTGCGCATGACTCAACCGGAGCATGACGAAACTATACGCAGCAACGCCGGCATCGTGAATATCAGCGTCAGCCTGGAACCGGCGCTGCAGATCGAGGCCGGGCACCGTGTGCAGTTTTACCTGGACGGCAAGCCGCAGGGCAAACCGGTTGCGCGCCTGTCCACCAGCTTCAGGAACGTCGACCGTGGCAGCCATGCCATCTCGGCCGCCGTCCTCGACGACAGCGGGGCGGAGCTCGTCACGTCCACACCGGTTACGGTGCATCTGCTGCGTGCCTCCATCCAGCAGCCGAACAATCCCCTCAATCCCGACCGCAAGGAAGACACGGGCAACAACAACAGCAATGGCGGTAACAGCGCCAGTAACGCTGCCGGGGCGGGCAGCGGCTCCGCTGGCGGCAGTGCCTCCGGTAGCGGCAGCACCGGCGGCGGCAGTACCGGTACGGTCTCCCATTCCAAGGGCTTGTGA
- the glnL gene encoding nitrogen regulation protein NR(II): MPTDIPVPRITAERILDNLSTAVLVFDAQLHLVYLNQAGEVMLAHSARYACGRSVHELVTNAGMLVEHLADAITRQQVISRRGCLLELPDAPDLRVNCTFTPVMESSLGTFVQLELRQVDHQLRVEQDELLINQQQAAHALVRGLAHEIKNPLGGLRGAAQLMEREITDPALKEYTRIIIGEADRLQVLMDRMLGPNSLPNLKPVNIHLVLERVRELVQAEAGAGLSIHKDYDPSLPDLQADADQLIQAILNIVRNANQALGGKGEITLRTRVSRNFNIGIRKYRLVARIEIIDTGPGIDEELRKKIFYPMVTSRSDGTGLGLSIAQALVSRHHGLIECSSQPGETTFTILLPLDDVHGA, from the coding sequence ATGCCAACCGATATTCCAGTGCCGCGTATCACTGCCGAGCGCATTCTCGACAACCTGAGCACCGCGGTACTCGTATTCGACGCGCAGCTGCACCTGGTCTATCTCAACCAGGCGGGCGAGGTCATGCTGGCGCACAGCGCGCGCTATGCCTGCGGACGTTCCGTGCACGAACTGGTCACCAACGCCGGGATGCTGGTCGAGCACCTCGCCGACGCGATTACCCGGCAGCAGGTGATCTCCAGGCGCGGCTGTCTGCTGGAGCTGCCGGACGCCCCCGACCTGCGCGTCAACTGCACCTTCACACCGGTCATGGAGTCGAGCCTGGGGACCTTCGTGCAGCTCGAGCTGCGCCAGGTCGACCACCAGCTGCGCGTCGAGCAGGACGAACTGCTGATCAACCAGCAGCAGGCGGCGCATGCGCTGGTGCGGGGTTTGGCGCACGAAATCAAGAATCCACTCGGTGGCCTGCGCGGCGCGGCGCAGTTGATGGAGCGCGAGATCACCGACCCCGCGCTGAAGGAATACACGCGCATCATCATCGGCGAGGCCGATCGTCTGCAGGTGCTGATGGATCGCATGCTCGGTCCGAACAGCCTGCCGAACCTGAAGCCGGTAAATATCCATCTGGTACTGGAGCGGGTGCGCGAGCTGGTGCAGGCCGAGGCGGGCGCCGGCCTGAGTATCCACAAGGATTACGATCCCAGCCTGCCCGACCTGCAGGCCGATGCCGACCAGCTGATCCAGGCCATACTGAATATCGTGCGTAATGCCAATCAGGCGCTCGGCGGCAAGGGCGAGATCACATTACGCACGCGTGTCTCGCGCAATTTCAACATCGGTATCCGCAAGTACCGGCTGGTGGCGCGCATCGAGATCATCGACACCGGTCCCGGTATCGACGAGGAGCTGCGCAAGAAGATTTTCTATCCCATGGTTACCAGCCGCAGCGACGGGACTGGGCTCGGACTGTCCATCGCGCAAGCGCTGGTCAGTCGCCACCACGGGTTGATCGAGTGCAGCAGCCAGCCCGGAGAAACGACTTTCACAATTCTGTTACCACTGGATGACGTGCATGGAGCATAG
- the ntrC gene encoding nitrogen regulation protein NR(I), with the protein MEHSDKIFVIDDDRSIRWVLEKALAAADLQVECFENGNSAIAAIEREEPAVIVTDIRMPGIDGLALLERIRAAHPELPVIIMTAHSDLDSAVAAFKGGAFEYLPKPFDIDDAVALVNRAVEARAQAPAPAAAADSRRVPEIIGKAPAMQEVFRAIGRLANSNATVLINGESGTGKELVALALHRHSQRAGKPFLALNMAAIPRDLLESELFGHERGAFTGAQHRRTGRFEQADGGTLMLDEIGDMPAELQTRLLRVLADGEFYPVGAHTPKKVDVRIIAATHQDLETLVKQGRFREDLFHRLNVIRLQLPPLRERREDIPALLEHFLGRAATELAVEAKTLSRDAVEYLMRLDWPGNVRQLENLCRWLTVMAPGQEIHVEDMPHDLSGAVRAAAPVESSWESTLRHWAQQRLGSGSKRLLDDALPAFERTLIEVALQHTGGRRQDAARLLGWGRNTLTRKLKELEMQ; encoded by the coding sequence ATGGAGCATAGTGACAAGATTTTCGTGATCGACGACGATCGGTCGATCCGTTGGGTGCTGGAAAAGGCGCTGGCAGCGGCGGATCTGCAGGTGGAGTGTTTTGAAAACGGCAACAGCGCCATCGCGGCGATCGAGCGCGAGGAGCCGGCGGTGATCGTGACGGACATCCGCATGCCGGGTATCGACGGCCTCGCGCTGCTCGAGCGCATTCGCGCCGCGCATCCCGAGCTGCCGGTAATCATCATGACGGCGCATTCCGATCTCGACAGCGCGGTTGCTGCATTCAAAGGCGGCGCGTTCGAGTACCTGCCCAAGCCGTTCGATATCGATGATGCCGTGGCCCTCGTCAACCGCGCCGTGGAGGCCCGCGCACAGGCGCCGGCGCCGGCGGCAGCTGCGGACTCACGCCGGGTGCCGGAAATCATCGGCAAGGCCCCGGCGATGCAGGAGGTCTTCCGCGCCATCGGGCGGCTGGCCAATTCCAACGCCACCGTGCTGATCAACGGCGAATCCGGTACCGGCAAGGAACTGGTGGCGCTGGCGCTGCACCGTCACAGCCAGCGTGCCGGCAAGCCGTTCCTGGCGCTTAACATGGCAGCGATCCCGCGCGACCTGCTCGAGTCGGAGCTGTTCGGTCACGAGCGTGGCGCCTTTACCGGCGCACAGCACCGGCGTACGGGCAGGTTCGAACAGGCCGACGGCGGCACGCTGATGCTGGACGAGATCGGTGATATGCCGGCGGAACTGCAGACGCGCCTGTTGCGTGTGCTGGCGGACGGCGAGTTCTACCCGGTCGGTGCGCACACCCCGAAGAAGGTCGATGTACGCATCATCGCTGCCACCCATCAGGATCTGGAGACCCTGGTCAAGCAGGGCCGCTTCCGCGAGGACCTGTTCCACCGGCTCAATGTCATTCGCCTGCAGCTGCCGCCGCTGCGCGAACGGCGCGAGGACATCCCCGCGCTACTCGAGCATTTCCTGGGTCGGGCGGCTACCGAACTCGCCGTGGAGGCAAAGACGCTGTCGCGCGATGCGGTGGAATACCTGATGCGGCTCGACTGGCCGGGCAACGTCCGCCAGCTCGAGAATCTGTGCCGCTGGCTCACGGTGATGGCGCCGGGACAGGAAATCCACGTGGAGGACATGCCGCACGACCTGTCGGGTGCGGTGCGCGCTGCCGCACCGGTGGAGAGCAGCTGGGAGTCGACCCTGCGGCACTGGGCACAGCAGCGGCTCGGGAGCGGCTCGAAACGGCTGCTCGACGACGCCCTGCCGGCGTTCGAGCGCACCCTCATCGAGGTTGCATTGCAGCATACCGGCGGGCGCCGCCAGGACGCCGCCCGGCTGCTGGGCTGGGGTCGCAATACCCTGACGCGCAAACTCAAGGAACTCGAGATGCAGTAG
- a CDS encoding dihydroorotate dehydrogenase produces the protein MKAADAHKLKVDFCGMSFATPLVLLSGCVGFGEEYTRIDGFSNRDVGAVCLKGTTLQARLGNRPHRVAETPAGMLNAIGLQNPGVDHVVSSILPSLDFGETRFIANVSGSTVEEYVEVTRRFDDSPIDAIEINISCPNVKEGGVAFGNDPDMSARVVSACRAATGKPLITKLSPNQTDIAENARRCIEAGTDAFSVINTLMGMAIDIETRTPIIGNNQGGLSGPAIKPVALLKVHQVHQVCRQHAIPIIGQGGITSAADAIEFIIAGASAVGIGTALFYDPLICTRINDGILAYLERHRLDGIGPLVGSLALHGAVSACST, from the coding sequence ATGAAGGCAGCCGACGCACACAAACTCAAGGTCGATTTCTGCGGCATGTCGTTCGCGACGCCGCTGGTGCTGCTGTCCGGCTGTGTCGGCTTCGGCGAAGAATACACACGGATCGACGGCTTTTCCAACCGCGACGTGGGCGCAGTCTGCCTCAAGGGCACCACGCTGCAGGCGCGGCTGGGCAACCGTCCGCACCGGGTCGCGGAAACACCTGCCGGCATGCTCAACGCCATCGGTTTGCAGAATCCGGGCGTGGATCACGTGGTCAGCAGCATCCTGCCGTCACTCGACTTCGGCGAGACCCGCTTCATCGCGAACGTTTCCGGATCCACCGTTGAGGAATATGTCGAGGTCACGCGCCGTTTCGACGATTCTCCGATCGACGCCATCGAGATCAACATCTCCTGCCCGAACGTGAAGGAAGGCGGCGTGGCGTTCGGCAACGATCCGGACATGTCAGCGCGCGTGGTGAGCGCCTGCCGCGCGGCCACAGGCAAACCGCTGATCACCAAGCTCTCGCCCAACCAGACCGATATCGCGGAGAATGCCCGGCGCTGCATCGAGGCCGGAACCGATGCCTTCTCCGTGATCAACACCCTGATGGGCATGGCCATCGATATCGAAACCAGGACACCGATCATCGGTAACAATCAGGGCGGGCTGTCCGGCCCTGCCATCAAGCCGGTGGCACTGCTCAAGGTGCACCAGGTACACCAGGTGTGCCGGCAGCACGCGATCCCGATCATCGGCCAGGGTGGGATCACCAGCGCCGCGGATGCCATAGAATTCATCATCGCGGGCGCGAGCGCGGTCGGGATCGGCACCGCGCTCTTCTATGACCCGCTGATCTGCACCCGTATCAACGACGGAATCCTCGCTTACCTCGAGCGGCATCGACTCGACGGCATCGGCCCGCTGGTCGGCAGCCTGGCACTGCACGGCGCGGTCTCTGCCTGCAGCACCTGA
- the trmL gene encoding tRNA (uridine(34)/cytosine(34)/5-carboxymethylaminomethyluridine(34)-2'-O)-methyltransferase TrmL, translated as MFHVVLYQPEIPPNTGNIIRLCANTGSTLHLIHPLGFELDDRRLRRAGLDYREFATVQEHTTLEAFSRSVQPRTLRGVSTRGSRLYTDVAYRPGDALLFGPETRGLPPAILEQLGLDAILRVPMFSGSRSLNLSNAVAVLVFEAWRQQSFAGAVDSL; from the coding sequence ATGTTTCACGTCGTACTCTACCAGCCGGAAATTCCGCCGAATACCGGCAACATCATACGCCTTTGCGCCAACACGGGCAGTACTCTGCACCTGATACATCCGCTCGGTTTCGAACTCGATGATCGCCGCCTGCGCCGCGCCGGGCTGGACTACCGCGAATTCGCTACCGTGCAGGAGCACACCACGCTGGAAGCGTTCTCCCGCAGCGTGCAACCGCGCACGCTGCGCGGCGTGTCGACACGCGGCAGCCGCCTGTACACGGATGTCGCCTACCGGCCGGGAGACGCGCTGTTGTTCGGGCCGGAAACGCGGGGGCTGCCGCCCGCAATACTGGAGCAGCTCGGGCTGGATGCCATACTACGCGTACCGATGTTCAGCGGCAGCCGCAGCCTCAACCTGTCGAACGCCGTCGCCGTGCTGGTCTTCGAGGCCTGGCGTCAGCAGTCCTTCGCGGGTGCGGTCGATTCACTCTGA